Genomic segment of Candidatus Limnocylindrales bacterium:
TTTTCTTGCTTTGATAGATAAATTCTGGTTGACAGGTTCTAAGTCTCTCGCCTATAGTCAGAACTAGACCGATTTTAAACGAATTGTCCGGGGAAGGAGAGAGAAAATATGCCTATTTGGAATCCCCAATACGAGATGATGCCGCGGGATCAATTGGAAAAGCTGCAGGTTCAACGGCTTCGAGAAGTTATGATGCGGGTGGCAGGTGTCCCTTTTTACAAAAAAAAGTTCGCCGATGCCAACATATCTGCCGACAAGATTAACTCCCTCGATGACGTGAGGCGTCTTCCCTTTACTGAAAAGGGTGATCTACGTGACCATTACCCCTTCGGGATGTTTACTGTACCGCTGGAGCAAATCATCCGTATCCATGCCTCATCGGGTACTACCGGTAAGCCTACCGTTGCCGGTTATACGCGGGCCGATCTGGAAGTATGGACTGAGGTGATGGCACGTACGGTAACCAGTGCCGGCGTGACCGGCCGGGACATTGTCCACAATGCTTATGGTTATGGCTTATTTACCGGTGGACTGGGGTTTCACCTTGGGGCGGAAAAGGTCGGAGCCATGGTCATTCCTATATCCGGCGGATTGACCAAACGACAGGTTATGCTTATGGAAGATTTGGGCGCAACGGTCCTGTGTTGTACACCATCCTATGCACTTGTCATTGCAGAGGAAGCCGCTGAAATGGGTGTGGACTTTAAAAAACGGATGAAAGTCCGGATAGGAGTCTTCGGTGCAGAACCCTGGAGTGAAAAGATGCGTCAAGAAATCCAGTCCAAACTGGGGTTAGAAGCCTTCGATATTTATGGCTTGACCGAAATTATAGGACCCGGCGTGTCGGTGGAATGTGAATACCACCAGGGTCTGCACATCCAGGAAGACCACTTTCTGGCCGAAATTATTGATCCAGATACCGGAGAACAAATCCCTCCCGGTGAAGAAGGTGAACTGGTCTTAACAACCTTAACCAAGGAAGCCATGCCGGTTATTCGCTATCGGACCCGCGACCGTACACGCTTATATACCGACCAGTGTCCTTGTGGGCGGACCACGGTCCGTATGGATAAAGTGTTGGGTCGCACCGATGATATGCTTATCATCCGGGGGGTTAATGTTTTTCCCCAGCTCATCGAGAGAACCCTGCTCTCCCTGGAAGATATCGAACCGCATTACCAGATCGTAATCGACCGTCCCAAAGATCAATTGGATACCATAGAGGTATGGGTGGAAGCCTCCCCCAGGCTCTTTCAACCCATCGATCCAGATAAATTAAATGAACTCCAAAAACGGGTGGCCAGAGAGCTGACCCAAACACTTGGTATCTCGGTCGGGGTAAAGTTAATGGGACCCAAATCCATCCAACGCTTTGAAGGTAAAGCGAAGCGGGTGATAGATAAAAGAGAGTTGTAAAGACAAGGGACAGAGACCAGGTATCAGGATCTAAAGATGAAAAGGAATAGAGCACTCGATTTTTCTGGGATACTTAGGGAGAAGGGGTAAAATTTGTCGGACTTTATTCCGATTCCAAACCCTTGAACTCTGACTCCTGAGATACCCCATTCTTAATCCAATAAAGGAGATCAACATGCCGCAAGTTACCGGTGGGCAAGCCGTTGTGCAGGCTTTGGTGGAGGAAGGTGTAGAGGTAGTGTTTGGACTTCCCGGAGTCCAGATTATGCATATTTTTGATGCCTTTTATAACCGTTCAGATATTCGATTGATAACCGTACGTCATGAACAGACCACCACCTATATGGCCGATGGTTATGCCCGGGTTAAAGGAACTCCTGGAGTAGGTCTGGTAGTACCGGGTCCGGGCGTTCAAAATGCCTCCGCCGGGTTGGGAACCGCTTTTTCGGTTTCTTCTCCGGTGCTCCTCCTGGCAGGTCAAATCGAGAGCTCCCTGATAGGGCGCGATACGGGAGCACTCCACGAAATCAACGATCAGTTGGATGTGGTTCGGCCTGTGACCAAGTGGTGTTACCGGGTTCGGGAAGTTGAGGAGATTCCATCGGCCCTCCATGAGGCGATGCGCCAAATGAAGACAGGACGTCCCCGCCCCACCGTGTTGGAAATCCCGCCCGATATCCTTGCAAAAACAGCCCAGGTCACCTTCCTCAAAGCTGAAAAATATCCTCCCTCTCCTCCAGATCCCGAACAGGTATATAAGGCGGCTGCTTTACTGGAGAAGGCCCAAAAGCCGATTATTTGGGCAGGTGGAGGAACCATCATTTCCCATGCGTCCCCGGAGGTGGTCACCCTGGCAGAAATGCTAGGGGCCGCCGTTGCAACCACCGTGGAGGGAAAAGGTATTATCCCGGAAGATCATCCTCTCGCCTTAGGCGTAGGATATTACGGACAGGGTGCCCCGGCCTGGGCCTCTTCCCAGGCAGATGTGGTGATTGCCATTGGAACTCGCCTGACCAGCCAAATGTATGGACCAACCCGACTGCGAATACCTCAACGACTCATTCATATAGACATTGATCCCACCGTCATAGGTAAGAATTATCCGGCAGAAGTTGCTCTGGTGGCCGATGCCAGGATGGCACTCCAGGCACTCACGGCAGAAATCCGGCCACGACCTCCAGGAAATCCGGCATGGTCTGCCCAGGAAATCGCTGAAATTCGCCGGTCCCATCAACACTGGCTAGATGAGAAAATTCCTCTCCAGCAGCGCATTATTTCCCAAATCCGACAAGAGCTCGTAGAGGATGCGATTCTTATCAGTGGAATTACAAATGTGGGCTACTGGAGCCATCTGGCCTATCCGGTTCGACATCCCAGGACCTATTTTAGTTCCTCCTACTTTGCTACCCTGGGCTTTGAGTTCCCAACGGCCTTAGGAGCAAAAGTGGCCGCTCCCAACCGACCCGTGGTATGTATCGTAGGGGATGGCGGATTCATGTACGCTTTACCAGAACTGGCAACGGCGATCCAGTATCATATTCCGGTCATAACCCTGGTCTTTGTAGATAACGCCTTCGGAGCTTCGAATAATGACCAGCAAACTCGCTTCAAAAAACGGATCCTAGGAACGGAATTGTATAATCCCAGCTTTGCTCAGATAGCGGAAGTCTTCGGAGCAAAGGGAATCCGGGTGGGAGTCGAACAGGTAGGCAAAGCATTAAGAGAAGCCTTGGAAGCAGATCGGCCTACGGTGATAGAGGTCCCTATCCCTACCCTACCACCTCCCTTCCAACTTCCCTATGGATGTGAAAAGTAGGGTCCTTCTGCAGCATCCACCCCCTTAGGGGATGCGGGGACAGGGAGACGCGGGGACAGGGGGACACGGAGAAATGTCCCTGTATCCCCGCGTCTCAAAATCCCGGGGTAGCTTACCGGGTCATCCTCTCCCACTCCCAGGATACATTATAAGCACGGGCCAACTCATCGAGATCAGCTTTTACAGCGGCCCAATCCCCTTGCATTTCAGTACTGACTAGATGGCGTTGCATAAACCGATCCATGAGAACGGCACGACGGAGTACCGCTTCCACATCGGCAGATACCATTTTATGATCGCCAAAACGATCCTTGAGTCGATCTATCTCATCTTCAAAGTCTTTGACAAATCTGTTTATGTCATCTTCCCGATTCGTACTGTCCAGACGGCTTTTGTCCAGGGTTTTATCTACACTTTTACGGAATTTATCAGAATCCTTCTCTAACCGATCCAGGAGCCGTTTCACGTCTTTGTCACTTAGCCGATAAGGTGCATTCTGACCTTTTGCAAAGGTTTCCATGCCTACCCATACAAAAATGAAGCAGAATACTATCCAGCCTATCTTCTTATACATACGGTTCTCAGGAAAACTATCTCAAAACCTTTTCTAAACCTCCAAAAATCCAGGAGATTTAACTAGCTTTCAAGATAGCTTTAAGCAGGTTAATCTTACAACGAGCCTAAGCTCTTCGTAGATGAACACTTGAAACTGTCCCAGGATGAAGGAGAGACAAAAAAGCATCTCCCCTCCCATCAGCCCCCCTTCCTCCCCTCGCATGCGGGGGAGGAAGGGGGGCTGTCAACTCTCCAGAGTCCTTCAAATTGATGGGAGATATTCTCTGCTCAATTTGACAGGATAGCTCTTTTAGCTTGCCTACCGATTGTATTGTCCTGAGCTGGTATCCTGTTGCGGTTGTTCAGAAGCACCGGGTTGCTCCGAGGAAGTTCCTTGACCAGAGGTAGTACCCTGTTGACCGGCAGCGCCCGATCT
This window contains:
- a CDS encoding phenylacetate--CoA ligase, with the translated sequence MPIWNPQYEMMPRDQLEKLQVQRLREVMMRVAGVPFYKKKFADANISADKINSLDDVRRLPFTEKGDLRDHYPFGMFTVPLEQIIRIHASSGTTGKPTVAGYTRADLEVWTEVMARTVTSAGVTGRDIVHNAYGYGLFTGGLGFHLGAEKVGAMVIPISGGLTKRQVMLMEDLGATVLCCTPSYALVIAEEAAEMGVDFKKRMKVRIGVFGAEPWSEKMRQEIQSKLGLEAFDIYGLTEIIGPGVSVECEYHQGLHIQEDHFLAEIIDPDTGEQIPPGEEGELVLTTLTKEAMPVIRYRTRDRTRLYTDQCPCGRTTVRMDKVLGRTDDMLIIRGVNVFPQLIERTLLSLEDIEPHYQIVIDRPKDQLDTIEVWVEASPRLFQPIDPDKLNELQKRVARELTQTLGISVGVKLMGPKSIQRFEGKAKRVIDKREL
- a CDS encoding thiamine pyrophosphate-binding protein, which codes for MPQVTGGQAVVQALVEEGVEVVFGLPGVQIMHIFDAFYNRSDIRLITVRHEQTTTYMADGYARVKGTPGVGLVVPGPGVQNASAGLGTAFSVSSPVLLLAGQIESSLIGRDTGALHEINDQLDVVRPVTKWCYRVREVEEIPSALHEAMRQMKTGRPRPTVLEIPPDILAKTAQVTFLKAEKYPPSPPDPEQVYKAAALLEKAQKPIIWAGGGTIISHASPEVVTLAEMLGAAVATTVEGKGIIPEDHPLALGVGYYGQGAPAWASSQADVVIAIGTRLTSQMYGPTRLRIPQRLIHIDIDPTVIGKNYPAEVALVADARMALQALTAEIRPRPPGNPAWSAQEIAEIRRSHQHWLDEKIPLQQRIISQIRQELVEDAILISGITNVGYWSHLAYPVRHPRTYFSSSYFATLGFEFPTALGAKVAAPNRPVVCIVGDGGFMYALPELATAIQYHIPVITLVFVDNAFGASNNDQQTRFKKRILGTELYNPSFAQIAEVFGAKGIRVGVEQVGKALREALEADRPTVIEVPIPTLPPPFQLPYGCEK